Proteins co-encoded in one Bacteroidota bacterium genomic window:
- a CDS encoding magnesium chelatase produces MTINIKTLGELKKLGYISKTIKDELRNNLITKIKNKENVFKGIIGFEDSVIPEIERAILSRHNMNLLGLRGQAKTRIARQITELLDEYTPIIDGSELNDDPLNPISNFAKQLIIEKGAKTPISWLHRSERYIEKLATPDVSIADLIGDVDPIKAANLRLSYADERVIHYGIIPRSNRCIFVINELPDLQARIQVALFNILQEGDIQIRGFKLRIPLDIEFIFTANPEDYTNRGSIVTPLKDRIGSQILTHYPKSIELSKQITAQEAKLSEHQKQNIIVGDLIATIIERIAFEARESEFVDTKSGVSARLTISAFENLVSTAERRMLLNGEEKTHARISDLIGVIPAVNGKIELVYEGEQEGAGIVAQNLLGKAIRNEFIQLFPDPSKLKKKNIATPYDNIINWFGEGNVYDILLLENDKAYKKGLENVPGLSDFVETYIPKLSKNEKLLMMEFVLFAMAEHSLIGKNSLLRGVQFKDILGSMFSEKNLFRDL; encoded by the coding sequence ATGACTATAAATATTAAAACACTCGGTGAGTTAAAAAAATTAGGTTATATAAGCAAAACTATTAAAGATGAATTGCGGAATAATTTGATTACGAAAATCAAAAACAAGGAAAATGTTTTTAAAGGTATTATAGGCTTTGAAGACTCGGTAATCCCAGAAATAGAACGTGCCATCCTTTCACGCCACAATATGAATTTACTGGGCCTCCGTGGACAAGCAAAGACCAGAATTGCCCGGCAAATTACAGAATTGTTGGATGAATATACACCTATTATAGATGGTAGTGAATTGAATGATGATCCACTGAATCCTATATCAAATTTTGCTAAACAATTGATTATAGAAAAAGGTGCTAAAACTCCAATTTCTTGGTTACATCGTAGCGAAAGATATATAGAAAAATTAGCAACCCCCGATGTATCCATTGCCGATTTAATTGGTGATGTAGACCCTATCAAAGCTGCAAATCTCAGACTTAGTTATGCTGATGAACGTGTGATACATTATGGCATTATACCTCGAAGTAATCGTTGTATATTTGTTATAAACGAATTGCCCGATTTGCAAGCTCGTATACAAGTTGCACTATTTAATATATTACAAGAAGGGGATATACAAATTCGTGGATTCAAGTTAAGAATTCCTTTGGATATAGAATTTATTTTTACCGCAAACCCCGAAGACTATACAAACAGAGGCAGTATCGTTACACCTTTGAAGGATAGGATTGGTAGTCAGATTCTCACACATTACCCAAAAAGTATAGAATTATCAAAACAAATTACTGCTCAAGAAGCAAAATTATCTGAGCATCAAAAACAAAATATTATAGTTGGAGATTTAATTGCAACTATTATAGAACGTATTGCTTTTGAAGCCAGAGAAAGTGAATTTGTGGATACGAAAAGCGGAGTCTCTGCAAGATTAACTATATCCGCCTTTGAAAATTTAGTGAGCACGGCCGAACGCAGAATGCTACTGAACGGAGAAGAAAAAACTCATGCAAGAATTAGTGATTTGATTGGTGTTATTCCTGCGGTTAATGGAAAAATAGAATTGGTATATGAAGGTGAGCAAGAAGGTGCGGGTATTGTAGCTCAGAACTTATTGGGCAAAGCAATTCGCAATGAATTTATACAATTATTTCCTGACCCAAGTAAATTAAAAAAGAAGAATATAGCGACTCCCTATGATAATATTATAAACTGGTTTGGCGAAGGGAATGTATATGATATATTATTATTGGAAAATGATAAAGCATATAAGAAAGGATTGGAAAATGTTCCTGGTCTTAGTGATTTTGTAGAAACTTATATTCCTAAACTTAGTAAAAATGAAAAGCTATTAATGATGGAGTTTGTTTTATTTGCTATGGCAGAACATTCGCTTATCGGGAAGAATAGTTTGCTACGTGGTGTTCAGTTCAAAGATAT